Within the Rosa rugosa chromosome 2, drRosRugo1.1, whole genome shotgun sequence genome, the region attttcaaatTGTCAAAATTGCATTCTTAATTTCTGTGTGTAAAAATGGCAGATTTGGCCTTACAGTTGCTAGATACTGATAAAGCATTAGCGAAGGCACGTACTAGTTCACAGAGAAATAAAACAGCCTTGCATATCCTGGCTCGAAGACCTTCAGCATTTGGTGGCAGCCAAAGTCCACCAATGTGGACTAGACTCATCAACTCATGTGAGTGAATTCTTCAAAAATTAGTATTTAGCTTCATTACAGTTGACCACGTTGCTTATGTTCTTCAAACTTTTCATCTCAAGTCCTCCCAGGTTTGAGGTTCGAATGCAAAAGAAAGTTGAGAGAAGCTAATGGAGCCTTTAAACTAGTCCACCGCCTCTGGGAAGAAATCTTGAGAGATGAGCATGATAACGTGATGAGGCTAATCAAATATCCTTCAAATTTATTATTTGATGCAGCGGAATTAGGGAATTATGAGTTTCTGGCAATGCTTATGAGCTCTTATCCTGAGTTAGTATGGGAAACTAATGAAAAAAATCGAACCATAATCCATGTCGCAGTTCTGCATCGTCACGCAAGTATCTTCAACCTAGTGCATGAAATAGGCTCAATCAAAGATGTCATCGTGACATATGAAGATGATCAAGGTAACAACATTGTGCATATGGCTGCAAAATTAGCACCTCAAAATCAATTGAATCTCGTGTCAGGCGTGGCTCTTCAAATGCATCGAGAGTTGGTATGGTTTGAGGTACTTCTCTGGCCTTAATGTTTTAATAATGATCATCTAGGTAAAATAGAGGTAATAATTGCATATATGCCATATGCAAGTACACTAAGAAAACTCTACTAATTCGATCATTTTATATCTTCACATTCATTCCTTAGTTAATTACTGGTCTTTATATATCTCTGATGTGGCAGGAAGTCAAAAAGATCGTCCAACCTCAATACATCGAGATGGAAAATGACGAAGGAAAAACACCTCAAGAATTATTTACTGAAGAGCATATGGTGTTAATGGGTGAAGGAGAAAAATGGATGAAGGACACTGCAACTTCATGCATGCTCGTTGCGACTATTATCGCAACCGTAGTGTTCTCAGCTGCATTTAGCATGCCGGGTGGCACAGATGATCATACTGGAAAACCAAACCTTTTGAAACAGAAAGCCTTTCTAGACTTTACCATAGCTGACGAAGTAGCACTCTTTTCCTCTTCAACGGCAATGTTGATGTTCTTGTTCATCCTTACCTCGCGGTATGCAGAAAATGATTTCCGAAAGTCCTTACCCTTGAAGTTGATGGCAGGACTCACTAGCCTCTTCATATCTATAGCATCGATGATGATGGCTTTCAGCACTGCCTTCTATCTATCTTGTCAATACGAATCAAAATGGGTTTCaaattttacatttttatttgCATTTGTCCCAATTGCTTTGTTTGCGCTTATGAAATTTCCTCTTGTGTCCGACATGTCATCTTCTATATTTTGCTCAAGTCTACTATTTCAGCCGTGGAAACACATGCTCTACTAGAAGTGGAGCTGAATGCTGTACAACAATTTGGTCGCAGCTACGATAATGATGTACATATGTATACTAGCTAGCATATGGAGTTGTATTTAGATTGATCATCGCATTTTGTACTATGAATGCATAAATGGATGAACATTTTGTACTATGAATGCATAAATGGATGACATGTTATACAAAGTTAAATGGAATCTTttcaacaaaaacaaattctAGTGTCCACCAAGGAGGTCTTTAAGGTCATCCAACCAACAGTTCTTGTATCTTCTAAAATCCTAGCTTTAGCCTTATGAAGTACGACCTTCGCTTCAAGGATACATATCATTTACAAGATACCCATTACCATGGTCAGAAAGCCAACTGAGAGGAACTAAAAATTTGAAGCCAGAGTCACTGTCACAAGCATTGAACACATGTACAGCAtctgcaaatcaaaataaaatatcaccaaaaaaaaaaaaaaggaacagaaGTAGCAACCAGGCATGCAGATGACTTTGCCAACAAGCTTCAAGTTGCTTATATCCAAAAAACTTTCACTGTGCAACAGTCTTAATAAAAGTGAATGATCAATCTGCAGACTACAAGTCATGGGAGGATATGTGATACTACATTAACCGGGAACCCAATCCGTGAATGTACACTATGTTTCATTTTCAgtaagaaattaaaaggaaGAATAGAAAGCAATGTATTTTTTGTGAGTGCCTGCTTGGTTAGTATGAGgaattgaaggaaaaatatagaaaagaaaaataacataaTCTGAACTGCCCTTTTGAGTCTCAGAAATTTTTGCTGTAACATAAAATCAGACAAACAAAATGAACAATAAGATAAGATAATCTGATAATGTCTGAGTTCTGTAATTCTCTGTAAAAGAAACATCCCCAATATTTGAAAGTCAATTTATTATTCTAGTTCCTCTCTTATCGCTTGTCCAGACCAAAAAGATAAAACAAAACTGTAACTTTTCAGATCCAgaccaaaggaaaaaaaaaaaaaaacttcctttCTTCACATAGCCGTATTACATAGAAGGTCTAAAATCATTACTACAATGAAGGCCCATAGACTACGGTCAACAGACTGTCACTTGATAACAGGGTTTTAGTtgttaaaatataaaaatctcTAGAAGACAGTCAGTGATGCAGGTAAGTCTTTTGGATGCTCCGACATCAGTCAGTCAAATAATCATACAAGATCTCATTCTTATGCAGCTACTGTCAGACTAAATGAAACCCAAACCCGCAATAACAGTATGCAAGAATCACTGGTTCCATTTAATAAATTAGACTATTTTCCACATAATGAATGGAGAAACCATAAATGTGCCATGGAAAAATGGAAAACAAAGTACCCTTTGTTATTGATTCGCTGGGTTGAAGTTGATTAACCACTGTCAAGCTAAATTGTGCACATCTAGACCACACCAGAGGCAATTTTGAAGCATCCGGGACATCCAGATATGGTGACAAGCAACCAATAACATTCCACTTCAGATACAGAAGGATCCGCCTAACCAAACTAGTCAAGTCCAAAACCATAACATATATCAGAAAGTATATAACTTTAAAGCGTGTCACTAGTAGTAGATGCTCAAAATTACCATTTAGAATTGCTACAACGAAAATATCAGAGTAATGCTTGAATGCGGTATCCAATATAGAGAAGTTGTCAGCTTTCCATGTGAATGTCACAGGTGGAAGATCATCCCCTTCCTCAACTTTCACATTCTTCATGCTACGAACATAACAATTCTTCAATCTATACGACTTTGGAATCAATATACCAGCATTTTGATTCTTCAATTTACAAAGAGAAATCAACCTGGTTGGAGCAACCAAAGACTGATCCTCAACTAAACTTGGTTCACAGGGGGTGGGGGGTGCCAAAACAAACCTGTATTGCATGACTCTTGGAGTAATAAACCGGGGTCGATCGAACCCACTCTGATCCTCAGCTAGCAAAGGGGTACAATGAGGAGGTGGATCAAAACCCTTGCACAACCTTCACCAAACTGATCAAAACAGAGAGCAGCTGAGGTAGAGAGAGGAAGGGCAATGCCAACTAGAAATATCAACGGAGCTTTGCTTTTTTCTTTAGGCCTTGTAAACCGAAATAAAACTTATATGATATTTTTCGCCAACGTAAATCTCTCCGGCTGATCATTTCTAACTGATCTATGAAGAATACAAACTTTCCCATGCATATACATAAACAATTACATAAGCATGTTTTAGAACAACTAAAACACTGATTGCAATCGTCAGCATGTGAATAAAGGCCAACTCCTCAGGTAGCCTAGTTCATTGTTCATATCCTTGCCGTCCAAATCTATTCTTGCTACCACAAGATCCACCTTTGCAGGAGTTACCTTGGCCTTTAGTCTCTAAACTTCTTCCACAAACTTCTTCATACCCAAAGCACCAGGGCTCCAAccaaaccaattcaaatccaaaGATTTTAAGCTCCTCCCATGAAAGTTAGGTGTTCGCGGGCATCATCTGTCATATCCTCAACTTTTGTGGTCTTCAAAATCGAGCCAAAGCAATGACTGCCCATTCGTAACCATGCAACTTCTCTTCTATTGATTTTGAATTCGAGAATGATGCCACCAAGAAACTATATTTAGAAGTGAAAAGagagttttctttattttcctcTAAACCTCAAAAATCTGTGAGCTGACAGCGTCGCATCCTTGTGTTTCTTGACTGAGGTAGGGTCAGTAGGCTCAATGTGAAGTTGTTCAAACAGCAGGTTGTCCTTCTAGGCATGCACCTGTTGACCACTCTTCCATGATGTCAAAAAATCTGGAGCTTTTACAGAAGAAGGTGCGCCTTATGTATATCCACATCAAAAACTTAATGCATCCCAGTAAGCAGGCACCTTTTAACAACTCTGTACCTTGCATCCTGCCAAAGGGTCTGGAGGCTTTACAGATCCACATCTGAAGGTCGCAGTTCCTGTCTTCCTGATGTACATCCTGAACCGATGAAGGGCTAGTAGGCTCGGTGCAATTTCTTTCAAAACTTGGTGCATCCTGGTAGGCAGGCATCTGTTCGCAATTCAGTTCCTTGCATGTAGTCAAAAAGTCTGGAGCTTTTACAGAATCCATATCAGGTCCCTGCTCCTTAAGTTCCTCTTCTGAGGGTTGCACGGGTGCAGAACCAACAGTTCTTTTATCATCTAAAATCTTAGCTTTACCCTTATCAAGTATGACCTTGGCTTCAAGGATACATGTATCATTTACCAGATACTCATTACCATGGTCAGAAAGCCAACTGAGAGGAACTAAAAATTTGAAGCCACAGTCACTGTCACAAGCATTGAACACATGTACAGCAtctgcaaatcaaaataaaatatcacaaaaaaaatatattaataaaaggCATAGCTCATTACTACATAGTAAAGAAACAATAATAATGGGGTAAATTTTTTTAGGATACACAGAGATGAACTCAATTAAGGTTTCATAGATTAACAATCTTGATAATCAATTATAGAGATATATCAACATATGTTAGATAAAAGGAACTTTTAAGCATATATCAAAACTTGAGTTGTCAGAGGCATTTGGGGAAAACTAACCAAATGGATGCCTATGATATTTTGCAATATttccacccttttttttttttttgatgcatCTTACAACTAAATACACATTGGGAACCAGTTGACCAGAACCTTAACAAAATAGGGAGCACTATCTTCTTCTTTGCTTTTTCCCCTCTGGGTGGAGCAATAAATTGAAATGATCATCATTATAGCCATCATTCAATATACATCTTTGTTGTGTTCAATGCTCAAAATGAAGCAACCAGGCAAGCAGATGACTTTGCCAACAAGTTTCAAGTTGCTTATATTCAAAAAACTTTCATTGttcaagtcttaataaaagtgcACGATCAATCTGCAGACTACAAGTCATGGAAGGATATGAGATACTACATTAACCGGGAATAAAAGTGAACGACCAATCCATGAATGTACACTATGTTTCATTTTCAGTAAGAAATTAGgaagaaaaatagaaagcaATGTTTTTTGGTGTTTGCATGCTTGGTTACTTTGAGgaattgaaggaaaaatatagaaaaaaaaaaagagtaaaagaacATAATGTGAAATATCATTTATCAGAAATTTTGGAGTTTACATAATATGAACAGAAACAAAATGAACAATAAGATAAGATAATGTGTGAGTTCTATAATTCTCTGTAAAAGAAACATCCACCATATTTGAAAGCCAATTTATTATTATTCTAGTTCCTCTCTAATCGCTTGTCCAGACCAAAAAGATAAAACAAAACTATAATTTTTCTGATCCAGACCAAAGAAAAACATACTTCCTTTCTTCACCTAGCCGT harbors:
- the LOC133734070 gene encoding ankyrin repeat-containing protein At5g02620-like → MSIPQAQHVSPSQIQLTTASCDSATGIDNQSADIAIHISADHSAQPNRPSSYLLEHTNREESLKTRVALYKSALKGDWAAAELILKKDRSRLLRASISRGYETVLHVAAGTSHIHFVEKLVSMMEVEDLALQDVNGNTALCIAASAGSLDIVQILIQKNKSLLKIRGGKGMAPAYMAAVLGQSEMACYLYRYRESKEMLEKTDRENLFFSCINNCLYDLALQLLDTDKALAKARTSSQRNKTALHILARRPSAFGGSQSPPMWTRLINSFLPGLRFECKRKLREANGAFKLVHRLWEEILRDEHDNVMRLIKYPSNLLFDAAELGNYEFLAMLMSSYPELVWETNEKNRTIIHVAVLHRHASIFNLVHEIGSIKDVIVTYEDDQGNNIVHMAAKLAPQNQLNLVSGVALQMHRELVWFEEVKKIVQPQYIEMENDEGKTPQELFTEEHMVLMGEGEKWMKDTATSCMLVATIIATVVFSAAFSMPGGTDDHTGKPNLLKQKAFLDFTIADEVALFSSSTAMLMFLFILTSRYAENDFRKSLPLKLMAGLTSLFISIASMMMAFSTAFYLSCQYESKWVSNFTFLFAFVPIALFALMKFPLVSDMSSSIFCSSLLFQPWKHMLY